One stretch of Cygnus atratus isolate AKBS03 ecotype Queensland, Australia chromosome 26, CAtr_DNAZoo_HiC_assembly, whole genome shotgun sequence DNA includes these proteins:
- the TLE2 gene encoding transducin-like enhancer protein 2 isoform X2, with translation MQRHYIMYYEMSYGLNIEMHKQAEIVKRLNAICAQIVPLLTQEHQQQVLQAVERAKQVTMAELNSIVGQQLQHLSHHVHPVALTPHPSSVQLPSLAGASSAAGLLALSGALMAQSQLAAKEDRVAQDGESREHSPSRSVSASPPESPPAEEQTGGTGLKRKREERDPAGHYDSDGDKSDYNLVVDEDPCSEPSSPSRAPSSQLPPAQDMPKSPASGGASGASSRSVTPLRLRDRGLLDPPASTSSVSPPPRDTLTPGPGPSSAALLRQPPAKALATDTTALRSPLSLSSPFTASFGLLPHAALNGELAAPGMYVGIHLPPQVSGAVMYGRSPMVAFESHPHLRASTLPASLSTVPAGKPAYSFYVGTDGQMQPVPFPPDALLGSGIPRHARQLHTLAHGEVVCAVTISSSTQHVYTGGKGCVKVWDVGQPGTKTAVAQLDCLNRDNYIRSCKLLPDGRSLIVGGEASTLSIWDLAAPTPRIKAELTSSAPACYALAISPDAKVCFSCCSDGNIVVWDLQNQTMVRQFQGHTDGASCIDISNYGTKLWTGGLDNTVRCWDLREGRQLQQHDFSSQIFSLGHCPTGEWLAVGMESSNVEILHVSKPDKYQLHLHESCVLALKFAACGKWFVSTGKDNLLNAWRTPYGASIFQSKESSSVLSCDISVNDKFIVTGSGDKKATVYEVVY, from the exons ATGCAGCGGCACTATATCATG tacTACGAGATGTCCTACGGGCTGAACATCGAGATGCACAAGCAG GCAGAGATTGTCAAGAGGCTGAATGCCATCTGCGCGCAGATCGTACCGCTCCTGACGCAGGAG caccagcagcaggtcctgcaGGCAGTGGAGAGGGCCAAGCAGGTGACGATGGCAGAGCTCAACAGCATCGTCGGG cagcagctacagcacCTCTCCCACCACGTCCACCCCGTCGCACTGACACCGCACCCCTCCAGCGTGCAgctgcccagcctggcaggGGCCAGCAGCGCGGCGGGGCTCCTGGCCCTCTCGGGGGCACTGATGGCACAGTCGCAGCTGGCTGCCAAGGAGGACAGAGTGGCCCAggatggggagagcagag agcacagccccagccgA AGCGTTTCGGCGTCCCCTCCGGAGAGCCCCCCCGCCGAGGAGCAGACGGGGGGCACAGGGCTGAAGCGGAAACGGGAGGAGAGGGACCCGGCTGGGCATTAC GATAGCGATGGGGACAAGAGCGACTACAACCTGGTGGTGGACGAG GACCCCTGCTccgagcccagcagccccagtcGTGCacccagcagccagctcccGCCAGCCCAGGACATGCCCAAGAGCCCTGCCTCCGGCGGTGCCTCCGGTGCCTCCAGCCGGAGCGTGACCCCCCTGCGGCTTCGGGACCGGGGGCTG CTGGACCCCCCAGCCTCCACGTCCTCCGTGTCCCCTCCACCCCGCGACACCCTCACGCCTGGCCCGGGGCCTAGCTCGGCTGCGCTCCTCCGGCAGCCTCCAGCCAAGGCGCTGGCCACGGACACCACAG ctctccgCAGCCCCCTGAGCCTCTCCAGCCCCTTCACCGCCTCCTTTGGGCTGCTGCCCCATGCTGCCCTCAATGGTGAGCTTGCGGCCCCTGGCATGTACGTGGGCATCCACCTCCCGCCGCAGGTCAGCGGCGCCGTCATGTACGGACGCTCGCCGATG GTGGCTTTCGAGTCGCACCCTCACCTGAGGGCTTCCACGCTCCCAGCGTCGCTCTCCACTGTCCCTGCAGGGAAGCC CGCCTACTCCTTCTACGTCGGCACCGATGGGCAGATGCAGCCAGTGCCGTTCCCCCCTGACGCCCTCCTGGGCTCCGGCATCCCCCGGCACGCGCGGCAGCTCCACACCCTGGCCCACGGCGAGGTGGTCTGCGCCGTCACCATCAGCAGCTCCACGCAGCATGTCTACACCGGGGGCAAGGGCTGCGTGAAGGTGTGGGACGTGGGGCAGCCGGGCACCAAGACGGCCGTGGCTCAGCTGGACTGCTTG AACCGTGACAACTACATCCGCTCCTGCAAGCTGCTCCCCGACGGCCGAAGCCTGATCGTGGGGGGGGAGGCCAGCACCCTGTCCATCTGGGACCTGGCGGCCCCCACGCCCCGCATCAAGGCTGAGCTCACCTCCTCCGCCCCCGCCTGCTACGCCCTGGCCATCAGCCCCGATGCCAAAgtctgcttctcctgctgcagcgACGGCAACATCGTGGTGTGGGACCTGCAGAACCAGACCATGGTGAG GCAGTTCCAGGGCCACACGGATGGTGCCAGCTGCATCGACATCTCTAACTATGGCACCAAGCTGTGGACGGGGGGGCTGGACAACACGGTACGGTGCTGGGACCTGCGGGAAGGgcggcagctgcagcagcacgaCTTCAGCTCCCAG atCTTCTCCTTGGGGCACTGCCCAACGGGCGAGTGGCTGGCTGTGGGCATGGAGAGCAGCAACGTGGAGATCCTGCATGTGAGCAAGCCCGACAAGTACCAGCTGCACCTCCACGAGAGCTGTGTTCTCGCCCTCAAGTTCGCTGCCTGTG GGAAGTGGTTTGTGAGCACGGGGAAGGACAACCTGCTTAACGCCTGGCGCACACCCTATGGTGCTAGCATCTTCCAG TCCAAAGAGTCCTCCTCCGTGCTGAGCTGTGACATCTCTGTCAATGACAAATTCATTGTCACGGGCTCTGGCGACAAGAAGGCCACGGTGTATGAGGTGGTGTACTAA
- the TLE2 gene encoding transducin-like enhancer protein 2 isoform X1 — MQRHYIMYYEMSYGLNIEMHKQAEIVKRLNAICAQIVPLLTQEHQQQVLQAVERAKQVTMAELNSIVGQQQLQHLSHHVHPVALTPHPSSVQLPSLAGASSAAGLLALSGALMAQSQLAAKEDRVAQDGESREHSPSRSVSASPPESPPAEEQTGGTGLKRKREERDPAGHYDSDGDKSDYNLVVDEDPCSEPSSPSRAPSSQLPPAQDMPKSPASGGASGASSRSVTPLRLRDRGLLDPPASTSSVSPPPRDTLTPGPGPSSAALLRQPPAKALATDTTALRSPLSLSSPFTASFGLLPHAALNGELAAPGMYVGIHLPPQVSGAVMYGRSPMVAFESHPHLRASTLPASLSTVPAGKPAYSFYVGTDGQMQPVPFPPDALLGSGIPRHARQLHTLAHGEVVCAVTISSSTQHVYTGGKGCVKVWDVGQPGTKTAVAQLDCLNRDNYIRSCKLLPDGRSLIVGGEASTLSIWDLAAPTPRIKAELTSSAPACYALAISPDAKVCFSCCSDGNIVVWDLQNQTMVRQFQGHTDGASCIDISNYGTKLWTGGLDNTVRCWDLREGRQLQQHDFSSQIFSLGHCPTGEWLAVGMESSNVEILHVSKPDKYQLHLHESCVLALKFAACGKWFVSTGKDNLLNAWRTPYGASIFQSKESSSVLSCDISVNDKFIVTGSGDKKATVYEVVY, encoded by the exons ATGCAGCGGCACTATATCATG tacTACGAGATGTCCTACGGGCTGAACATCGAGATGCACAAGCAG GCAGAGATTGTCAAGAGGCTGAATGCCATCTGCGCGCAGATCGTACCGCTCCTGACGCAGGAG caccagcagcaggtcctgcaGGCAGTGGAGAGGGCCAAGCAGGTGACGATGGCAGAGCTCAACAGCATCGTCGGG cagcagcagctacagcacCTCTCCCACCACGTCCACCCCGTCGCACTGACACCGCACCCCTCCAGCGTGCAgctgcccagcctggcaggGGCCAGCAGCGCGGCGGGGCTCCTGGCCCTCTCGGGGGCACTGATGGCACAGTCGCAGCTGGCTGCCAAGGAGGACAGAGTGGCCCAggatggggagagcagag agcacagccccagccgA AGCGTTTCGGCGTCCCCTCCGGAGAGCCCCCCCGCCGAGGAGCAGACGGGGGGCACAGGGCTGAAGCGGAAACGGGAGGAGAGGGACCCGGCTGGGCATTAC GATAGCGATGGGGACAAGAGCGACTACAACCTGGTGGTGGACGAG GACCCCTGCTccgagcccagcagccccagtcGTGCacccagcagccagctcccGCCAGCCCAGGACATGCCCAAGAGCCCTGCCTCCGGCGGTGCCTCCGGTGCCTCCAGCCGGAGCGTGACCCCCCTGCGGCTTCGGGACCGGGGGCTG CTGGACCCCCCAGCCTCCACGTCCTCCGTGTCCCCTCCACCCCGCGACACCCTCACGCCTGGCCCGGGGCCTAGCTCGGCTGCGCTCCTCCGGCAGCCTCCAGCCAAGGCGCTGGCCACGGACACCACAG ctctccgCAGCCCCCTGAGCCTCTCCAGCCCCTTCACCGCCTCCTTTGGGCTGCTGCCCCATGCTGCCCTCAATGGTGAGCTTGCGGCCCCTGGCATGTACGTGGGCATCCACCTCCCGCCGCAGGTCAGCGGCGCCGTCATGTACGGACGCTCGCCGATG GTGGCTTTCGAGTCGCACCCTCACCTGAGGGCTTCCACGCTCCCAGCGTCGCTCTCCACTGTCCCTGCAGGGAAGCC CGCCTACTCCTTCTACGTCGGCACCGATGGGCAGATGCAGCCAGTGCCGTTCCCCCCTGACGCCCTCCTGGGCTCCGGCATCCCCCGGCACGCGCGGCAGCTCCACACCCTGGCCCACGGCGAGGTGGTCTGCGCCGTCACCATCAGCAGCTCCACGCAGCATGTCTACACCGGGGGCAAGGGCTGCGTGAAGGTGTGGGACGTGGGGCAGCCGGGCACCAAGACGGCCGTGGCTCAGCTGGACTGCTTG AACCGTGACAACTACATCCGCTCCTGCAAGCTGCTCCCCGACGGCCGAAGCCTGATCGTGGGGGGGGAGGCCAGCACCCTGTCCATCTGGGACCTGGCGGCCCCCACGCCCCGCATCAAGGCTGAGCTCACCTCCTCCGCCCCCGCCTGCTACGCCCTGGCCATCAGCCCCGATGCCAAAgtctgcttctcctgctgcagcgACGGCAACATCGTGGTGTGGGACCTGCAGAACCAGACCATGGTGAG GCAGTTCCAGGGCCACACGGATGGTGCCAGCTGCATCGACATCTCTAACTATGGCACCAAGCTGTGGACGGGGGGGCTGGACAACACGGTACGGTGCTGGGACCTGCGGGAAGGgcggcagctgcagcagcacgaCTTCAGCTCCCAG atCTTCTCCTTGGGGCACTGCCCAACGGGCGAGTGGCTGGCTGTGGGCATGGAGAGCAGCAACGTGGAGATCCTGCATGTGAGCAAGCCCGACAAGTACCAGCTGCACCTCCACGAGAGCTGTGTTCTCGCCCTCAAGTTCGCTGCCTGTG GGAAGTGGTTTGTGAGCACGGGGAAGGACAACCTGCTTAACGCCTGGCGCACACCCTATGGTGCTAGCATCTTCCAG TCCAAAGAGTCCTCCTCCGTGCTGAGCTGTGACATCTCTGTCAATGACAAATTCATTGTCACGGGCTCTGGCGACAAGAAGGCCACGGTGTATGAGGTGGTGTACTAA